Proteins from a single region of Segatella copri:
- the rsmA gene encoding 16S rRNA (adenine(1518)-N(6)/adenine(1519)-N(6))-dimethyltransferase RsmA: MKAVKPKKNLGQHFLTDLNIAKRIADTVDACPDIPVLEIGPGMGVLTQYLVEKPRPVKAVEIDSESVAYLHENFPTLKDNIIGEDFLRMDLNQIFDGKQFVLTGNYPYDISSQIFFKMLDYKDLIPCCTGMIQREVALRMASEPGNKAYGILSVLIQAWYDVEYLFTVDENVFNPPPKVKSAVIRMTRNKVTDLGCDEKLFKRLVKTVFNQRRKMLRVSLKQMFPGVTPRENFYTTDIMTKRPEQLTIQQFVELTNYVGEELKRLELIK, from the coding sequence ATGAAAGCTGTAAAGCCTAAGAAGAATCTCGGTCAGCACTTCTTGACCGACCTCAATATAGCAAAGCGCATCGCCGATACGGTGGATGCCTGCCCGGATATACCTGTTCTAGAAATCGGACCAGGTATGGGCGTTCTTACCCAATATCTCGTAGAGAAACCAAGACCCGTCAAGGCAGTGGAAATCGACTCGGAGTCGGTGGCATATCTTCATGAGAATTTCCCGACACTCAAGGATAATATCATCGGTGAAGACTTCCTGAGAATGGATTTGAACCAGATATTCGATGGAAAGCAGTTTGTACTGACAGGTAATTATCCATACGATATCTCATCTCAGATATTCTTCAAGATGCTCGATTACAAGGATCTCATTCCTTGCTGTACCGGAATGATTCAGCGCGAGGTGGCATTGCGTATGGCATCAGAACCAGGCAACAAAGCCTATGGTATCCTCAGTGTGCTCATCCAGGCATGGTATGATGTGGAATATCTCTTTACGGTAGATGAGAATGTGTTCAACCCACCACCAAAGGTAAAGAGTGCGGTAATCCGTATGACTCGTAACAAGGTGACTGACCTTGGCTGTGATGAAAAACTGTTTAAGCGTCTGGTAAAGACTGTCTTCAACCAGCGTCGCAAGATGCTCCGTGTGAGTTTGAAGCAGATGTTCCCGGGTGTAACCCCACGCGAGAATTTCTACACCACCGACATCATGACCAAGCGCCCTGAGCAACTCACTATCCAGCAGTTTGTAGAACTCACCAACTATGTGGGCGAAGAATTGAAAAGATTAGAATTAATAAAATAA
- a CDS encoding magnesium transporter CorA family protein — translation MKTYWNIDKNLTVLNEWQPNCWIQVTCPTDEDQRLLEEEFKIPDYFLSDISDTDERARYEYDDGWMLIILRIPYVKEIRSRTPYTTVPLGIIHKRDVTITVCYYETNMMIDFVSYQQKRSEGFTDYVDMIFRLFLSSAVWYLKRLKQINSLIEKAKRNLDHGVNNESLIGLSRLQDSLTYFITSIRGNENLLSKLKFKLQVDELDADLIEDVNIEMTQARETTSIYSDILESTMDTYSSIINNNMNTTMRTLTSISIVMMLPTLISSLFGMNLINGMEDSHYGFAIALVISVLVSALSWGFLRYKRLL, via the coding sequence ATGAAGACTTATTGGAATATAGACAAGAATCTGACTGTACTCAATGAGTGGCAGCCAAACTGCTGGATACAAGTAACATGTCCAACTGATGAAGACCAGCGCTTGCTGGAAGAAGAATTCAAGATCCCTGATTATTTCCTCTCGGATATCAGTGATACTGATGAGCGTGCCCGCTATGAATATGACGATGGCTGGATGCTCATCATCCTCCGTATCCCTTATGTCAAGGAAATACGCAGCCGTACCCCATACACCACCGTGCCTCTGGGTATCATCCATAAGCGCGATGTTACCATCACCGTATGCTATTATGAAACCAATATGATGATTGATTTCGTAAGCTACCAGCAGAAGCGCAGCGAGGGGTTCACCGACTATGTAGACATGATCTTCCGTCTCTTCCTTTCATCAGCGGTTTGGTATCTGAAGCGATTGAAACAGATCAATTCGCTCATAGAAAAGGCCAAACGAAACCTCGATCATGGTGTGAACAATGAGAGCCTGATTGGCCTGAGCCGCCTGCAGGACTCCCTTACCTACTTCATCACCTCTATCCGAGGCAACGAGAATCTCCTGTCTAAGTTGAAGTTCAAGCTGCAGGTGGACGAACTTGATGCCGACCTCATCGAAGACGTAAACATCGAGATGACACAGGCACGCGAAACCACAAGCATCTACTCAGACATTCTGGAATCGACGATGGATACCTATTCGAGCATCATCAACAACAACATGAATACCACGATGCGTACCTTGACCAGTATCAGTATCGTCATGATGTTGCCTACGCTGATTTCCTCTTTGTTCGGTATGAACTTAATCAACGGTATGGAAGACAGCCATTACGGATTTGCCATTGCCCTGGTTATCTCCGTGCTCGTTTCTGCACTTTCATGGGGCTTCCTCAGATACAAGCGCCTGCTCTAA
- a CDS encoding lysylphosphatidylglycerol synthase transmembrane domain-containing protein — translation MDIKKIANNIWKVALSLILGGAILYWMYRGFDFKQVEDVLLHKMSWTWMLLSFPFGISAQVFRGWRWKQSLEPLGEKARSSISTYSIFLSYALSLVIPRAGEFARCGVLKKWDDVSFPKALGTVVTERAIDSLLVLLITVLVFVMQIPVFLNFFEKTGTSMDSLLCQFTATGYIVTAICGIAVLILAHYLLKRLAIYNKVKATLGGLWQGIISLKGVRNVPLYIALTLGIWLSYFFHYYLTFQCFEATSHLNLMCGLVTFIVGSIAVIVPTPNGAGPWHFAVKTMLILYGIQANDALFFVLIVHSVQTLLVVLLGIYAWIALAFTGKVKSEE, via the coding sequence ATGGATATAAAGAAGATAGCAAACAACATTTGGAAGGTGGCTTTGTCGCTCATTCTGGGTGGCGCCATCCTTTATTGGATGTATCGCGGATTCGACTTCAAGCAAGTAGAAGATGTTCTGCTTCACAAGATGAGTTGGACCTGGATGCTGCTGTCGTTCCCCTTTGGCATCTCTGCCCAAGTGTTCAGAGGATGGAGATGGAAACAGTCGCTGGAACCATTAGGCGAGAAGGCACGCTCCAGTATCAGCACCTACTCCATCTTCCTGTCCTATGCTCTGAGTCTTGTAATTCCTCGTGCGGGCGAGTTTGCCAGATGCGGCGTATTGAAGAAATGGGATGATGTTTCGTTTCCGAAAGCCTTGGGTACCGTCGTTACAGAAAGAGCCATCGATTCACTCCTCGTGCTGCTGATTACGGTGCTGGTCTTTGTGATGCAGATTCCGGTATTTCTCAATTTCTTTGAGAAAACAGGTACGAGCATGGACAGTTTACTCTGCCAGTTTACAGCCACTGGTTACATTGTGACCGCTATCTGTGGCATAGCAGTACTCATCCTGGCTCACTATCTGCTCAAGCGACTCGCTATATATAATAAGGTGAAAGCAACACTGGGAGGACTCTGGCAAGGTATCATCTCGCTGAAAGGTGTCAGAAATGTACCACTCTACATCGCCCTTACACTGGGCATCTGGTTGAGCTATTTCTTCCACTACTATCTCACCTTCCAATGCTTCGAAGCAACCTCCCATCTCAATCTGATGTGCGGTCTGGTAACATTCATCGTGGGCAGCATAGCGGTCATTGTACCAACTCCTAACGGAGCCGGACCTTGGCATTTTGCCGTCAAGACAATGCTCATACTCTATGGCATTCAGGCAAACGATGCCCTCTTCTTCGTTCTCATCGTACACTCCGTGCAAACCCTGCTTGTAGTCCTTTTGGGAATCTATGCCTGGATAGCACTGGCGTTTACCGGAAAAGTGAAGAGTGAGGAGTGA
- the rsfS gene encoding ribosome silencing factor: MNTVKQLVETIKEGIQEKKGQDIVIADLTEIDGSIAKYFIICQGGSPTQVEAIAGSVGDIVRKNLKEKPVNVAGLGNDQWVAMDFVDVLVHIFLPEVRAYYDLEHLWEDAKLTHIPDLD; encoded by the coding sequence ATGAACACAGTTAAACAACTCGTAGAGACTATTAAAGAAGGTATACAAGAAAAGAAAGGTCAAGACATTGTTATCGCCGACCTGACAGAAATCGATGGAAGCATTGCCAAGTACTTCATCATCTGCCAGGGAGGAAGCCCTACTCAGGTTGAAGCTATCGCAGGTTCTGTGGGAGACATCGTGCGCAAGAACCTGAAAGAAAAACCTGTAAATGTAGCAGGTCTCGGCAACGACCAGTGGGTGGCAATGGACTTTGTTGACGTATTAGTACACATCTTCCTTCCGGAAGTACGTGCTTATTACGACCTCGAACATTTATGGGAGGATGCAAAGCTCACCCATATACCTGATCTCGACTAG
- a CDS encoding DUF349 domain-containing protein, whose amino-acid sequence MMDSQEKALLQQSTLEEPAKKAYATKQEVLERVKEIAHSSENPNKEELDLLKTTFYKIHLAERDAQMKEYLAKGGDPEKYILLPDDTEEAFKAEMQLIKEKRAKIFLAQEEEKQDNLRKKEEIIEKIKAMTTSPEEANKSYQDFKTLQQEWKEIKNIPADKANEVWKNYQLYVEQFYDMLKLNSEAREYDFKKNLEAKTKLCEAAEKLNEEEDVISAFHQLQDLHQQYREIGPVAKELREQIWERFKAASTVINKKHQQHFEDLRAKEEENLAKKTALCEKVEAANQGEYKTAKDWEKVTQEIIEIQKEWRTIGFAPQKMNVKIFERFRIANDEFFNKKAEFFKGLKDTYSTNLEKKQQLVNKAKELADSTDWKKTGDKLIALQKEWKKVGTVPHKQGELLWKEFLDTCNKFFEARNKQNAGSRSEEHANLDKKRNIIAQLKELIVAEITDNDFQKKLKDLAKQYSAIGHVPFKEKDKVYKEYHETIDTAYEKLHATNAKRHFDNFKNNLKNVAKEGVNALGNERGKLLRRYDQLRNEITTYENNLGFFNTASKKGNSLVEEMNRKIEKLKADLEMVKQKIKAIDAEKK is encoded by the coding sequence ATGATGGACTCTCAAGAAAAAGCTCTGTTGCAGCAGAGCACCCTGGAAGAACCTGCCAAGAAGGCTTATGCTACCAAGCAGGAAGTGCTCGAAAGAGTAAAGGAAATCGCTCATAGCAGCGAAAATCCAAACAAGGAGGAACTCGACCTACTCAAGACTACTTTCTACAAGATTCATCTCGCAGAAAGAGACGCACAGATGAAAGAGTATCTCGCAAAAGGCGGTGACCCAGAGAAGTATATCCTTCTACCGGATGACACCGAAGAAGCCTTCAAGGCTGAGATGCAACTCATCAAGGAGAAAAGAGCCAAGATCTTCCTGGCACAAGAAGAAGAAAAACAAGATAATCTCCGCAAAAAAGAGGAAATTATCGAAAAGATAAAGGCCATGACCACCTCACCGGAGGAGGCCAACAAATCATATCAGGACTTCAAGACCTTGCAGCAGGAATGGAAGGAAATCAAGAACATCCCTGCAGACAAGGCAAACGAAGTATGGAAGAACTACCAGCTCTATGTAGAGCAGTTCTACGACATGCTCAAGTTGAACAGCGAAGCCCGCGAATATGATTTCAAGAAGAATCTTGAAGCCAAGACCAAACTCTGCGAGGCTGCAGAGAAACTCAATGAGGAAGAGGATGTTATTTCTGCCTTCCACCAGCTTCAGGACCTCCACCAGCAATATCGTGAGATTGGTCCTGTTGCCAAGGAGTTGAGAGAACAGATTTGGGAGCGTTTCAAGGCTGCCAGCACTGTTATCAACAAAAAGCACCAGCAGCACTTCGAAGACCTGCGTGCCAAGGAAGAGGAAAACCTCGCCAAGAAAACTGCCCTCTGCGAAAAGGTAGAGGCTGCCAACCAAGGAGAATACAAGACTGCCAAGGACTGGGAGAAGGTTACCCAGGAAATCATAGAGATTCAGAAAGAGTGGCGCACTATCGGTTTTGCCCCTCAGAAAATGAACGTCAAGATTTTCGAGCGTTTCCGCATCGCCAACGATGAATTCTTCAACAAGAAGGCTGAATTCTTCAAAGGACTGAAAGATACCTACTCTACCAATCTCGAAAAGAAACAGCAACTCGTAAACAAGGCAAAGGAACTGGCTGACAGTACAGACTGGAAGAAAACTGGCGACAAACTCATCGCTCTCCAAAAAGAATGGAAGAAGGTGGGTACCGTACCTCATAAACAAGGCGAATTGCTCTGGAAGGAATTTCTGGATACCTGCAACAAGTTCTTCGAAGCCCGCAACAAGCAGAATGCCGGTTCACGCAGCGAGGAACATGCCAATCTGGACAAGAAGCGCAACATTATTGCCCAGCTCAAGGAACTTATAGTTGCAGAGATTACCGACAACGATTTCCAGAAGAAACTCAAGGATCTTGCCAAGCAATACAGTGCTATCGGACACGTTCCTTTCAAAGAGAAAGACAAGGTCTACAAAGAGTATCATGAGACTATCGATACTGCCTATGAGAAACTTCACGCCACCAATGCCAAGCGCCACTTTGACAACTTCAAGAACAACTTGAAGAATGTTGCCAAGGAAGGCGTCAATGCACTCGGCAATGAGCGTGGCAAACTCTTGCGCCGCTACGACCAGTTGCGCAATGAAATCACTACTTACGAGAACAACCTTGGTTTCTTCAACACAGCCAGCAAAAAGGGCAATAGTCTGGTAGAAGAAATGAACCGTAAGATTGAGAAACTCAAGGCTGACCTCGAAATGGTAAAGCAGAAAATCAAGGCTATTGATGCCGAGAAGAAATAA
- the ftsH gene encoding ATP-dependent zinc metalloprotease FtsH — MEQSNNMKPRGNGGPKMPRFNMTWLFTICLITMIILFFTGGGDAIGGSAAKEATYTQFKQYVDKGYVLSVVANKTESTLKIYINPKYTRDVYNMPAKSVGPNPYVKVQFGSVDEVERYANQMLKEKKIRSFSYDNQKDNDFLSTLFNLAPLLFFVFFILWMSGRFSGGMGSGGMGGGIFSVGKSKAKMYEKGNAIGITFKDVAGQEGAKQEVKEIVDFLKNPQKYTDLGGKIPKGALLVGPPGTGKTLLAKAVAGEAGVPFFSMSGSDFVEMFVGVGASRVRDLFRQAKEKSPCIIFIDEIDAVGRARSKNPAMGGNDERENTLNALLTEMDGFGTNSGVIILAATNRVDMLDSALLRAGRFDREIHVDLPGLNERKAIFLVHLKPIKIDETVDVDLLARQTPGFSGADIANVCNEAALIAARHDKKAVCKQDFLDAVDRIVGGLEKKTKVMTADEKRSIALHEAGHATISWFCQYANPLIKVTIVPRGQALGAAWYLPEERQITTKEQMLDEMCSLMGGRAAEELFTGHISSGAMNDLERATKSAYGMVAYLGMSKTLPNICFYNQNEYSFQRPYSESTAREIDQEVLKIVNEQYTRAKNILMEHKEGHNALAELLIKKEVIMAEDVEHIFGKRPWLSRSQEIMEDEQPKIDDDAVKELPEVQAAIKEHEENQKKNNDSDETSKKDEGSEENKNE, encoded by the coding sequence ATGGAACAAAGCAATAATATGAAGCCTCGTGGCAATGGCGGACCAAAGATGCCACGATTTAATATGACCTGGCTTTTCACCATCTGCCTCATCACCATGATCATCCTCTTCTTTACAGGAGGAGGCGATGCGATTGGAGGCAGCGCTGCCAAGGAAGCCACATACACCCAGTTCAAACAGTATGTAGACAAGGGTTATGTGCTCAGTGTTGTGGCCAATAAAACAGAAAGCACCCTCAAAATATACATCAACCCGAAATATACGCGCGATGTATACAATATGCCGGCAAAGTCTGTTGGTCCTAACCCATACGTAAAAGTACAGTTCGGCTCAGTTGACGAAGTGGAACGCTATGCCAACCAGATGTTGAAGGAAAAGAAGATACGCTCCTTCAGCTACGACAACCAGAAGGATAACGACTTTTTAAGCACGCTCTTCAATCTGGCACCTCTGCTCTTCTTCGTATTCTTCATCCTTTGGATGTCTGGAAGATTCAGCGGCGGTATGGGCAGCGGCGGTATGGGCGGCGGCATCTTCAGCGTGGGCAAAAGCAAAGCTAAGATGTACGAAAAGGGAAATGCCATCGGCATCACCTTTAAGGATGTGGCCGGACAGGAAGGTGCCAAGCAGGAAGTGAAGGAAATTGTAGACTTCCTGAAAAACCCACAAAAATATACCGACTTGGGTGGTAAGATTCCAAAGGGAGCCCTTCTCGTAGGCCCTCCGGGAACTGGTAAGACCCTCTTGGCTAAGGCTGTTGCCGGCGAGGCTGGCGTACCTTTCTTCTCCATGAGCGGTTCCGACTTCGTTGAAATGTTCGTAGGTGTAGGTGCCTCACGTGTACGCGACCTGTTCCGCCAGGCTAAAGAGAAATCACCTTGTATCATCTTTATCGATGAGATTGATGCTGTAGGCCGTGCCCGCAGCAAGAACCCAGCCATGGGTGGTAATGATGAGCGCGAGAACACCTTGAACGCTCTCCTTACAGAGATGGATGGTTTCGGCACCAACAGTGGTGTCATCATCCTTGCAGCTACCAACCGTGTAGACATGCTCGACAGCGCCTTGCTCCGTGCCGGACGTTTCGACCGCGAAATTCACGTAGATCTCCCTGGTTTGAACGAACGTAAGGCTATCTTCCTGGTTCATCTCAAACCTATCAAGATAGACGAAACAGTAGATGTTGATCTACTGGCCCGCCAGACACCAGGGTTTTCGGGTGCAGATATTGCCAACGTTTGTAACGAGGCAGCCCTCATTGCTGCACGCCACGACAAGAAAGCTGTGTGTAAACAGGATTTCCTCGATGCAGTAGACCGTATTGTAGGCGGTCTGGAGAAGAAGACTAAGGTGATGACTGCCGACGAGAAGCGTAGCATCGCTCTCCACGAAGCAGGCCACGCAACCATCTCATGGTTCTGCCAGTATGCCAACCCTCTCATCAAGGTTACCATCGTACCTCGTGGTCAGGCTCTCGGTGCTGCATGGTATCTGCCAGAAGAGCGCCAGATAACCACCAAGGAACAGATGCTCGACGAGATGTGTTCATTAATGGGTGGACGTGCCGCAGAAGAACTCTTCACCGGTCATATTTCGTCAGGAGCCATGAACGACCTGGAGCGCGCCACAAAGAGTGCTTATGGTATGGTAGCTTATCTCGGTATGAGCAAGACGTTGCCAAACATCTGCTTTTACAACCAGAACGAATATTCATTCCAGCGTCCGTACTCTGAGTCTACAGCCCGCGAGATAGACCAGGAAGTTCTGAAGATTGTCAACGAGCAGTATACCCGTGCCAAGAACATCCTGATGGAGCACAAGGAAGGCCACAATGCCTTAGCAGAACTTCTGATCAAGAAAGAGGTGATTATGGCAGAAGACGTAGAACATATCTTTGGCAAGCGTCCTTGGTTGAGCCGTTCGCAGGAAATCATGGAAGACGAACAGCCTAAGATAGACGATGACGCCGTAAAGGAACTTCCTGAAGTTCAGGCTGCCATCAAGGAGCATGAAGAGAACCAAAAGAAGAATAATGATTCTGATGAGACTTCCAAGAAGGATGAAGGTTCGGAAGAAAACAAGAACGAATAA
- a CDS encoding phosphatidate cytidylyltransferase: MTDKQKNLVIRSITGVFFVVCMVSCFLNPRAMVILFALITGLSIWEYCGLVNQKENVTVNRFISTVAGVYFFLAVAGFRMGIVGNFVVFVPYLLTILYLFISELYTGNKDAINDWAYTMLSQLYIALPFSMINVLSFETSAFDGQIHYDMLLPLSIFIFLWTNDTGAYCSGSLFGKHKLFPRISPAKSWEGSIGGGIFVLIAAGIIGYIANDGEAHRLSILGWEGLGLVVVFFGTWGDLVESLFKRTLGVKDSGNILPGHGGMLDRFDSSLMAIPAAVIYLYTIQLFG; the protein is encoded by the coding sequence ATGACTGACAAACAGAAGAATCTAGTGATAAGATCCATCACAGGCGTATTTTTCGTGGTGTGCATGGTATCTTGCTTTCTCAATCCCAGGGCAATGGTTATCCTGTTCGCCCTCATTACCGGATTGAGTATCTGGGAGTATTGCGGATTAGTTAACCAGAAGGAGAATGTTACGGTAAACCGTTTCATCAGCACCGTAGCGGGTGTTTACTTCTTCCTTGCCGTGGCTGGCTTCCGCATGGGCATTGTGGGCAATTTCGTGGTTTTCGTACCTTATCTGCTCACCATCCTCTATCTCTTCATCAGCGAACTGTATACAGGCAACAAGGATGCCATCAACGATTGGGCTTACACTATGCTCTCTCAGTTGTACATCGCCTTGCCTTTCTCGATGATCAATGTATTGAGTTTCGAGACATCAGCTTTCGATGGCCAGATACATTACGACATGCTGTTGCCTTTGAGCATTTTCATTTTCCTCTGGACTAATGATACCGGTGCCTATTGCAGCGGTTCGCTTTTCGGCAAGCATAAGCTCTTTCCTCGCATCAGTCCAGCCAAGAGTTGGGAAGGCAGCATAGGCGGAGGCATATTCGTACTGATAGCAGCAGGCATTATCGGCTATATTGCCAATGATGGGGAAGCCCACCGTCTCAGCATTCTCGGTTGGGAAGGTTTAGGTCTGGTTGTGGTATTCTTCGGCACATGGGGCGATCTGGTAGAAAGCCTCTTCAAGCGTACCCTCGGAGTAAAGGATAGCGGCAACATCCTGCCAGGACATGGAGGCATGCTCGACCGCTTCGACTCTTCGCTCATGGCGATACCGGCAGCAGTAATCTACCTATACACCATCCAGTTGTTTGGATAA
- the frr gene encoding ribosome recycling factor: MIDVKETLNSAAERMEMAAMYLAEELSHVRAGRANVAILDGVRVNSYGSMVPLNQVATVTTPDARTIAIRPWDKKAIKDIEKAIMDSGVGITPENNGEIVRLGIPQPTGERRKELVKQCNKIAERAKIEVRNVRQEIKEKLKKAIKDGLSEDLEKDAENDLQKLHDKYIKQLENLMDEKEKEIMTV; the protein is encoded by the coding sequence ATGATAGACGTTAAAGAAACTTTGAATTCTGCAGCAGAGCGTATGGAGATGGCAGCAATGTATCTCGCAGAGGAACTCTCTCATGTTCGTGCTGGTCGTGCTAATGTAGCCATTCTCGATGGTGTGCGTGTAAATAGTTATGGCAGTATGGTTCCTCTGAACCAGGTAGCTACAGTTACAACCCCTGATGCCCGTACTATCGCTATCCGCCCTTGGGACAAAAAGGCTATCAAGGATATCGAAAAGGCTATTATGGATAGTGGTGTAGGTATCACTCCTGAGAACAATGGCGAAATCGTACGTCTGGGTATTCCTCAGCCAACAGGTGAGCGCCGTAAGGAGCTCGTAAAGCAGTGTAATAAGATTGCTGAGCGTGCTAAGATTGAGGTGCGCAACGTGCGCCAGGAAATCAAGGAGAAGTTGAAGAAAGCTATCAAGGATGGACTTTCTGAAGACTTGGAGAAGGATGCTGAGAATGATTTGCAGAAACTCCACGACAAGTACATCAAGCAGCTCGAAAACCTGATGGACGAGAAGGAGAAGGAAATCATGACAGTCTAA
- a CDS encoding aminoacyl-histidine dipeptidase encodes MADIKNLNPVEIWRNFDKLTQVPRPSGHLEKIQAYLLDWAKEAGVEAFQDPAGNIVMRKPATPGMENRKGVIMQAHMDMVPQKAPDSKHNFETDPIETIIDGDWVRANHTTLGSDDGLGVATIMAVMESKDLQHGPIEGLITADEETGMYGANDLPTGELNGDILLNFDTEVWGEFVIGSAGGIDITATLDYKEVETDKEDAAVKVTLKGLKGGHSGIEINEGRANANKCMVRFVREAISELDARLASWQGGNMRNAIPFQAEVVLTLPKENIEALNDLVADWKDEICDEFEGIETTENIEFFTENVETPKMQVPAEIQDNLVDAIYACHDGVLRMAPSMPEIVETSSNLAIVEIGDGKAAIKILARSSHEYYKMYLATMVESCFNMVGMKVEFSGSYMGWNPNPKSDILEHVLKVYKEQNGTDGKVQAVHAGLECSIILSKYPNLDVVSFGPTLLSPHTANERCQISCVAPFWNLVKQLLTEIPAK; translated from the coding sequence ATGGCTGACATTAAGAATTTGAACCCAGTTGAAATCTGGCGCAACTTTGACAAGTTAACACAAGTTCCACGTCCATCAGGACATTTGGAAAAGATTCAGGCTTATTTGCTCGATTGGGCAAAAGAAGCAGGTGTAGAGGCTTTCCAAGACCCAGCAGGCAACATCGTGATGCGCAAACCTGCAACTCCAGGTATGGAGAACCGCAAAGGCGTTATTATGCAGGCGCACATGGACATGGTTCCTCAGAAAGCACCAGACAGCAAGCATAATTTCGAAACAGACCCTATCGAAACCATCATCGATGGCGACTGGGTACGTGCTAATCATACAACACTCGGTAGCGACGACGGACTTGGCGTAGCTACAATCATGGCTGTAATGGAATCAAAAGATTTGCAGCATGGTCCTATCGAGGGCTTGATTACCGCCGACGAAGAGACAGGCATGTATGGTGCCAACGATCTCCCAACAGGCGAACTGAACGGCGACATTCTCTTGAACTTCGATACCGAGGTTTGGGGCGAGTTCGTTATCGGTAGCGCTGGCGGTATCGACATCACAGCAACTCTCGATTATAAAGAGGTAGAAACCGACAAGGAAGATGCTGCCGTTAAGGTAACCCTCAAGGGATTGAAAGGCGGTCACTCCGGTATCGAAATCAACGAAGGCAGAGCGAATGCCAACAAGTGCATGGTTCGTTTCGTGCGTGAAGCTATTTCAGAACTCGATGCCCGTCTAGCTTCATGGCAGGGCGGCAACATGCGCAATGCCATCCCATTCCAGGCTGAGGTTGTTCTGACTCTGCCTAAGGAGAACATTGAAGCTTTGAATGACCTGGTAGCAGACTGGAAGGACGAAATCTGTGATGAGTTCGAAGGCATTGAAACAACTGAGAACATCGAGTTCTTCACTGAGAATGTAGAGACTCCTAAGATGCAGGTTCCTGCCGAAATCCAGGATAATCTTGTAGATGCAATCTACGCTTGCCACGATGGCGTATTGCGTATGGCTCCATCTATGCCTGAAATCGTAGAGACCTCTTCAAACCTCGCAATCGTTGAGATTGGTGACGGCAAGGCTGCCATCAAGATTCTGGCCCGTTCCAGCCACGAATACTACAAGATGTATCTTGCCACAATGGTAGAGAGCTGTTTCAACATGGTAGGCATGAAGGTTGAATTCAGCGGCAGCTATATGGGATGGAACCCTAACCCTAAGAGCGACATTCTGGAACACGTATTGAAGGTTTACAAAGAGCAGAACGGCACAGACGGTAAGGTACAGGCTGTTCACGCAGGTCTGGAGTGCTCTATCATCCTGAGCAAGTATCCTAACCTCGATGTCGTATCATTCGGTCCTACTCTTCTTAGTCCTCACACAGCCAACGAGCGTTGCCAGATCAGTTGCGTTGCTCCTTTCTGGAACCTCGTCAAGCAGCTCCTGACAGAGATTCCTGCAAAGTAA